DNA from Asanoa sp. WMMD1127:
GGCGTTAGTTGGTGGCGGCCAGGCGCTTCAGGGCGCCGACGGCCACGTCCTGTTTGGTCGTGTACCAGAACGGTGGCAGGGACTTGCGCAGGAACGGGCCGTAGCCGCGGGCCGTTTCCAGGCGGGAGTCCAGGACCGCGACCACGCCCTTGTCGCCGTGGGAGCGGATCAGGCGACCCGCGCCCTGGGCCAGGCGGATTGCGGCGATCGGGACGCTGACCGAGGCGAAGCCCGAGCCGCCCGCCGCGTCGACGGCGGCGGCGCGGGCCGCGGCCAGCGGCTCGTCGGGGCGCGGGAACGGCAGGCGGTCGATCACGACCAGCTGGCACGCGTCGCCGGGCACGTCGACGCCCTGCCAGAGCGACATCACGCCGAACAGGCAGCTGGCCTTGTCGTCGCGGAAGCGGCGGACCAGCAGCGGCAGCGACTCGTCGCCCTGCAGCAGGACCGGCAGGTCGGTGCGCGCCCGGACGAGCTCGGCCGCCTGCTGTGCGGCGCGGCGCGACGAGAACAGCCCGAGCGTACGGCCGCCCAACGCACCCACCAGCGTCAACAGCTCCTCGCCGGCCTGGGCCGGCAGGCCCGACGCGGCCGGCCGCGGCAGGTGGGCGGCGACGTAGAGGATCCCCTGCTTGCCGTATTCGAACGGCGAGCCGACGTCGAGCGATCGCCAGCCGGGCCCACCGAGCTCGGCCACCTCGTCGGCCGCCGTCGACAGGTTGGGGGAGCGCGTGGCGGTCGCGGCCGCCGCGGCGGCGGCCACCGGCGTGCGAGCCCGTTGCGCCGGCACCGGCTCGGAAGGGGGCAGACCCAGCGCCCGCGCCACCGTGTCGAACCGCCCACCCAAGGCCAGCGTCGCCGAGGTCGCCACCACCGTGCGCTCGTCGTAGAGGTGTGTGGCCAGCGTCCCCGCCACCGACAGCGGCGCCACCACCAGCGCGCGGCGGCCGGCGCCGGGTCGGTCGGGCTTCTCGACCCAGGCCACGTCGTGCTCGTTCTCCTCGAGCAGCCGTTGCGCGGTCTTGGAGACGTCGTCGACCAGCGCCTTGGCCTGCTGCTTGCGGACCGGGTCGGGGTCGTCGGCCTTGATGTCGCCGATCTTCTCCAGGGCCCGGCGGGTGGCCGCGTCGAGCAGCGTGCAGGCCTCGCGCAGCGCGTCGGGCAGGCCAGCCACGATCCGCCCGGCCGGCGCCTCGGCCAGGCCCACCGCCAACGCGTCGCCGGCTTCGAGCAGGGTCTCGGCTAGCTCCGGCTGGATGATCGGGCGGGCGCGCCGGGCCGCCCGGTCGACGAGCTCCGGGGTCAGCTCCGCCTGGGACGCCGAGGAGACCCGGTCGGCCAGCTCGTGGGCCTCGTCGACGACGAGCAGCTTGTGCGGCGGCACGATGTGGCGGCCGGCCAGCATGTCGACGGCCAGCAGGCTGTGGTTGGTGATGACGATGTCGGCCTCGCGGGCCCGCACGCGCGACGCCTCGGCGAAGCACTCCGTCCCATAGGGGCAGCGTTGCGCGCCCACGCACTCGCGCGCCGGCATCGAGACCTGCTTCCACGCCTGGTCGTCGACGCCGGGGTCGAGCTCGTCGCGGTCGCCGGTCGCGGTCTCCATCGCCCACTCCTGCAGGCGCAGGATCTGCTTGCCCAGCCGGCCGGCCTCGCCGAGCCACTTCACCGGGGCGGCCGGGGCGGCGGCGGGCGCGTCGAACAGGGCGTCCTCCGGCTCCTCTTCGGACGAGTTCTCCAGCCGGGCCAGGCACAGGTAGTGGTGCCGTCCCTTGAGGACGGCGAAGGTGGGCCGCCGGCCCAGCACCGGCTCGACGGCGTCGGCGAGCCGGGGCAGGTCGTGATCGACCAAT
Protein-coding regions in this window:
- a CDS encoding ATP-dependent DNA helicase, with amino-acid sequence MTGAIAESLAAREHLLVQAGTGTGKSLGYLAPALTVDGPVVVSTATLALQSQLVDHDLPRLADAVEPVLGRRPTFAVLKGRHHYLCLARLENSSEEEPEDALFDAPAAAPAAPVKWLGEAGRLGKQILRLQEWAMETATGDRDELDPGVDDQAWKQVSMPARECVGAQRCPYGTECFAEASRVRAREADIVITNHSLLAVDMLAGRHIVPPHKLLVVDEAHELADRVSSASQAELTPELVDRAARRARPIIQPELAETLLEAGDALAVGLAEAPAGRIVAGLPDALREACTLLDAATRRALEKIGDIKADDPDPVRKQQAKALVDDVSKTAQRLLEENEHDVAWVEKPDRPGAGRRALVVAPLSVAGTLATHLYDERTVVATSATLALGGRFDTVARALGLPPSEPVPAQRARTPVAAAAAAATATRSPNLSTAADEVAELGGPGWRSLDVGSPFEYGKQGILYVAAHLPRPAASGLPAQAGEELLTLVGALGGRTLGLFSSRRAAQQAAELVRARTDLPVLLQGDESLPLLVRRFRDDKASCLFGVMSLWQGVDVPGDACQLVVIDRLPFPRPDEPLAAARAAAVDAAGGSGFASVSVPIAAIRLAQGAGRLIRSHGDKGVVAVLDSRLETARGYGPFLRKSLPPFWYTTKQDVAVGALKRLAATN